The Actinomyces sp. oral taxon 414 genome has a segment encoding these proteins:
- a CDS encoding asparagine synthase-related protein: MNSTAETATDHAELWLRADSDCSDPVDPAVLASHPGRLAAIRIDDDEVVLAQDRLRSWPLFWALEDLGGPEHAGDCGTDPGRARSGRRLVISDDSTLMRGAVTSPRLDPRARREFLDAGFVTGTDTLLTGVRQTEQGAVVHIDRATGEVLAVNHSLARFSEEADMVADPEEFAALLSEALDAGLGRVLEDLDRRPGSPRLVLPLSGGLDSRLLAAWLTLHGALDRTVAFTYGRPGSREVEVSRSVAEAVGLEWHAVEYVPADLREAWQTQDAADFLEYSYALGALPHVQDWYALRSLLAQGVLRRGDVVLPGHTIVGNMHDEWMLEEPSVTRGRVAKAIITHHQDLQGEQKRAWADPYRAAKVKEFLALRPFTGSPRDVQSILESYNVRERQTKYINNSMRAYEHLGLDWALPMLDVEFWSAWHRGAIELTARRDFYAVFIGRLWAQATAPAAGGPGAPAAGSPTGDDLPYFAPTTVSEERRSQLKTALSRLHLLELAERAASTWATLHSAMAFEAFITDTPRPVAAVQLMGGRKLLGFWTRAFMADSWCRRCRLFSDLPVADAAGPESPSSR; encoded by the coding sequence TTGAACAGCACGGCGGAGACAGCGACGGATCACGCCGAGCTGTGGCTGCGAGCCGACTCCGACTGCTCAGACCCCGTCGACCCGGCGGTACTGGCCTCCCACCCCGGGCGTCTGGCCGCCATCCGGATCGACGACGACGAGGTGGTCCTGGCCCAGGACCGTCTACGCTCCTGGCCGCTGTTCTGGGCGCTTGAGGATCTTGGGGGCCCGGAGCACGCCGGCGATTGCGGGACTGACCCGGGGAGGGCGCGGTCGGGCAGGCGCCTTGTCATCAGCGACGACTCCACGCTGATGCGCGGGGCCGTCACCTCACCCCGCCTTGATCCGCGGGCGCGCCGGGAGTTCCTCGACGCCGGTTTCGTCACCGGCACCGACACGCTGCTGACGGGCGTCCGCCAGACCGAGCAGGGCGCCGTCGTGCACATCGACCGGGCCACCGGGGAGGTGCTCGCCGTCAACCACTCCCTGGCGCGGTTCTCCGAGGAGGCCGACATGGTCGCGGATCCCGAGGAGTTCGCCGCGCTGCTGTCCGAGGCGCTCGATGCCGGACTCGGTCGGGTCCTGGAGGATCTGGACCGTCGGCCGGGCTCTCCCCGGCTCGTCCTGCCCCTGTCCGGCGGCCTGGACTCGCGCCTGCTCGCGGCCTGGCTGACGCTTCACGGCGCCCTGGACCGGACGGTGGCCTTCACCTACGGGCGCCCCGGCTCCCGTGAGGTCGAGGTCTCCCGGAGCGTGGCCGAGGCGGTGGGGCTGGAGTGGCACGCCGTCGAGTACGTCCCGGCTGATCTGCGTGAGGCCTGGCAGACGCAGGACGCGGCGGACTTCCTGGAGTACAGCTACGCCCTGGGAGCCCTGCCGCACGTGCAGGACTGGTACGCGCTGCGCAGCCTGCTGGCCCAAGGCGTGCTGCGCCGCGGCGACGTCGTCCTGCCTGGGCACACCATCGTGGGCAATATGCATGACGAGTGGATGCTTGAGGAGCCCTCCGTCACCCGCGGCCGGGTGGCCAAGGCGATCATCACTCATCACCAGGACCTCCAGGGCGAGCAGAAGCGGGCCTGGGCCGATCCCTATCGGGCCGCGAAGGTCAAGGAGTTCCTGGCGCTGCGGCCGTTCACCGGCAGCCCGCGCGATGTGCAGAGCATCCTGGAGTCCTACAACGTCCGCGAGCGCCAGACCAAGTACATCAACAATTCGATGCGCGCCTACGAGCACCTGGGGCTGGACTGGGCGCTGCCGATGCTGGACGTGGAGTTCTGGAGCGCCTGGCACCGCGGCGCCATCGAGCTGACGGCCCGGCGCGACTTCTACGCCGTGTTCATCGGGCGCCTGTGGGCTCAGGCGACCGCGCCGGCCGCCGGCGGTCCCGGCGCTCCCGCCGCCGGCTCCCCCACCGGTGACGATCTGCCCTACTTCGCCCCCACGACGGTCAGCGAGGAGCGGCGCTCCCAGCTCAAGACGGCGCTCTCGCGCCTGCACCTGCTGGAGCTGGCCGAGCGCGCGGCGTCGACGTGGGCCACGCTGCATTCGGCAATGGCGTTCGAGGCCTTCATCACCGACACGCCTCGGCCGGTGGCGGCCGTCCAGCTCATGGGGGGGCGCAAGCTGCTGGGCTTTTGGACCCGGGCCTTCATGGCGGATTCCTGGTGCCGCCGGTGTCGGCTGTTCTCCGACCTGCCCGTGGCCGACGCCGCCGGGCCGGAGAGCCCGTCCTCGCGCTGA
- a CDS encoding glycosyltransferase family 4 protein, with the protein MRVTVVTTWLPTDRAPGSGSFVLRDSAAIRDAGQDVRIIHLVPPHHDDGARHRILEGMRVLSIPMTPANPLSVAAAARRLRPALDGADVLHSMAMSSLLPLTALDHARALTLPWVHTEHWSGLTNPDTLGPVLRAAVPVVGHGLTRPDLVTAVCEYLAAPIRAMRHGLRTAVVPCIVEPQETVADPPGSRTIAMVTVGGLVERKDPMACLDILAELTERGRRATLTFVGEGPLRRDIEERLAAEPSLAERTRLTGGLDSDGVRAELARANVFIGPTRGDNFFVSAAEAITSGRPVVVSDAGGQTEYVTPGNGTVLPLGADSRQWADAVIDAVERLAPRGARRIADTIGERFSSARVGAAYRRLHEECAAAPARP; encoded by the coding sequence ATGCGCGTCACCGTCGTCACCACCTGGCTGCCCACCGATCGAGCCCCCGGCTCGGGCTCCTTCGTCCTGCGCGACAGCGCGGCGATCCGAGACGCCGGCCAGGACGTGCGCATCATCCACCTGGTCCCGCCCCACCACGACGACGGCGCCCGCCACCGCATCCTGGAGGGCATGCGGGTCCTGTCCATCCCCATGACGCCGGCGAACCCCCTGTCCGTGGCGGCGGCCGCCCGCCGGCTGCGTCCGGCGCTCGACGGCGCCGACGTCCTCCACTCCATGGCGATGAGCTCGCTGCTGCCCCTGACCGCCCTGGACCACGCCCGCGCGCTGACCCTGCCCTGGGTGCACACCGAGCACTGGTCCGGCCTGACCAACCCCGACACCCTCGGCCCCGTCCTGCGCGCCGCCGTGCCCGTCGTCGGCCACGGCCTGACCCGCCCCGACCTGGTGACCGCCGTCTGCGAGTACCTGGCCGCCCCCATCAGGGCGATGCGCCACGGGCTGCGCACCGCCGTGGTGCCCTGCATTGTCGAGCCCCAGGAGACGGTGGCCGATCCGCCCGGCAGCCGGACCATCGCCATGGTCACCGTGGGCGGACTCGTGGAGCGCAAGGACCCCATGGCGTGCCTCGACATCCTGGCCGAGCTGACCGAGCGGGGCCGCCGGGCCACCCTGACCTTCGTGGGCGAGGGGCCGCTGCGCCGCGACATCGAGGAGCGCCTGGCCGCCGAGCCCTCCTTGGCCGAACGCACCCGGCTGACCGGCGGCCTCGACTCCGACGGCGTGCGCGCCGAGCTCGCCCGCGCCAACGTCTTCATCGGCCCCACCCGCGGCGACAACTTCTTCGTCTCGGCGGCCGAGGCCATCACCAGCGGCCGGCCCGTCGTCGTCTCCGACGCCGGCGGCCAGACCGAATACGTCACACCCGGCAACGGAACCGTCCTGCCCCTGGGGGCGGACAGCCGCCAATGGGCCGACGCCGTCATCGACGCCGTCGAGCGCCTCGCCCCCCGGGGGGCCCGTCGCATCGCCGACACCATCGGCGAGCGCTTCTCCTCGGCCCGGGTCGGCGCCGCCTACCGCCGCCTTCACGAGGAGTGCGCCGCGGCGCCCGCCCGCCCGTAG
- a CDS encoding glycosyltransferase, whose product MTHATSQGDESGSAAARPGRRGLLLLTDFFPYEVGEEFLEQEIETLCSAYDDVLIVPVRLSEGARQTRTLPDNARCALLPASRLPDWRFHAILRAPQILLGRERMVETPPWKHPGRFGMDVRFAAIALSAYGRMRRLLPSLGLESVDRLTIYSYWFFTGAALGGMLRRREFKGRPVVVVARAHAYDVDEADAPRGYVPSRGFVMRAVDRVYPISEYAAGFLRRRFPRARNIEVRRLGVPAAVRRARRRTDPFQLVSCSHMAPYKRVHLIVEAVAELERRGRKVAWTHIGEFDAERLAAMRKRAEDAISSTPVAFTGHLTNTEVRELYAGTDFSCFLNCSDGEGVPVAVMEAQAAGLPVVATAAGGTGEIVHDRENGRLIPVETTAGQIADAIESVMDLSDEEYAAMSRDANATWAAMSDARRQYREFVDGLVALEG is encoded by the coding sequence GTGACGCACGCAACGAGCCAGGGGGACGAGTCGGGCTCGGCTGCCGCCCGGCCGGGCCGACGCGGTCTGCTTCTGCTGACCGACTTCTTCCCCTACGAGGTGGGCGAAGAGTTCCTCGAGCAGGAGATCGAGACACTGTGCTCGGCCTACGACGACGTTCTCATCGTCCCGGTGCGGCTGAGCGAGGGCGCCCGGCAGACCCGTACCCTGCCCGATAACGCCCGCTGCGCGCTGCTGCCGGCCTCGCGCCTGCCCGACTGGCGCTTCCACGCGATCCTGCGCGCCCCGCAGATCCTGCTGGGCCGGGAGCGGATGGTGGAGACGCCGCCGTGGAAGCACCCGGGGCGCTTCGGGATGGATGTGCGCTTCGCGGCGATCGCCCTGAGCGCCTACGGCCGGATGCGCCGTCTTCTGCCCAGTCTCGGTCTGGAGAGCGTTGACCGCCTGACCATCTACTCCTACTGGTTCTTCACCGGCGCGGCCCTGGGCGGAATGCTGCGGCGTCGGGAGTTCAAGGGGCGGCCGGTCGTGGTCGTGGCGCGGGCGCACGCCTACGACGTCGACGAGGCCGACGCCCCGCGCGGCTACGTCCCCTCGCGCGGCTTCGTCATGCGGGCCGTGGACCGGGTCTACCCGATCTCGGAGTACGCGGCCGGTTTCCTGCGGCGCCGCTTCCCCAGAGCCCGCAACATCGAGGTGCGAAGGCTGGGCGTACCGGCCGCCGTGCGCCGCGCCAGGCGCAGGACCGATCCCTTCCAGCTCGTCTCCTGCTCGCACATGGCCCCCTACAAGCGGGTCCACCTCATTGTCGAGGCGGTGGCCGAGCTGGAGCGGCGCGGGCGGAAGGTCGCCTGGACCCACATCGGCGAATTCGACGCCGAGCGCCTGGCCGCCATGCGCAAACGGGCCGAGGACGCGATTTCCTCCACCCCGGTCGCGTTCACCGGCCACCTCACCAACACCGAGGTCCGCGAGCTCTACGCCGGCACCGACTTCTCCTGCTTCCTCAACTGCTCCGACGGCGAAGGCGTGCCCGTGGCCGTCATGGAGGCCCAGGCGGCGGGACTGCCGGTGGTGGCCACCGCCGCGGGCGGGACCGGGGAGATCGTGCACGACCGCGAGAACGGCCGACTCATCCCGGTGGAAACCACCGCCGGCCAGATCGCCGACGCCATCGAGTCCGTCATGGACCTCAGCGACGAGGAGTACGCGGCCATGAGCCGGGACGCGAACGCGACCTGGGCCGCGATGTCGGACGCCCGGCGCCAGTACCGCGAATTCGTCGACGGCCTCGTCGCCCTGGAGGGCTGA